A part of Leptospira yasudae genomic DNA contains:
- the ilvN gene encoding acetolactate synthase small subunit, with amino-acid sequence MKHILKILVNNHPGVMSHVSGLFTRRSYNIDSIAVGVTVNPEISSMVIVVKGDESTVDQVKRQLLKLPDVLEVEDLAYHDCVSRELVLLVLKITEATRTEILSVCEVFEAKIADLTHTSITIEYSGNSRKVNAIVEILSKYGIEEIVRTGQIALRYRSIGS; translated from the coding sequence ATGAAACACATTCTAAAAATTCTGGTAAACAATCATCCGGGAGTAATGAGCCACGTTTCGGGCTTATTCACTCGCAGAAGTTATAATATAGATTCGATCGCTGTGGGAGTTACGGTGAATCCGGAGATCTCCAGCATGGTCATCGTGGTCAAAGGGGACGAGTCCACGGTCGATCAAGTAAAAAGACAACTTTTGAAATTGCCGGACGTGTTGGAAGTGGAAGACCTCGCGTATCACGATTGTGTCAGCAGAGAATTGGTATTGCTCGTGCTGAAGATCACGGAAGCGACCAGAACGGAAATTCTTTCCGTATGCGAAGTGTTCGAAGCGAAGATCGCGGATCTTACGCACACTTCGATCACGATCGAGTATTCCGGGAATTCCAGAAAGGTAAACGCGATCGTCGAAATTCTTTCCAAATACGGAATCGAGGAAATCGTCCGCACCGGACAAATCGCGCTCCGATACAGAAGCATCGGATCTTAA
- a CDS encoding arylesterase: MIRFQSYLIILCSLCFTSIHADSNSSPVRILFFGDSLTAGLGLSSPEEAFPHLIAKELSKNGISSQAINAGMSGDTTSGGLARLDWAMSGGFDVFVLELGANDSMRGISPDQTQKNLKEIIARVRKKNPKAKILLVGMKTFPNLGKEYRQKFEAVYPKLSKEENLPLVPFFMDGVAGIKKLNQKDGIHPTAEGHRILAKNLFPFVQKILKKG; encoded by the coding sequence ATGATCCGTTTCCAATCCTACCTTATAATTCTGTGTTCTTTGTGTTTCACTTCGATCCATGCGGATTCGAATTCCTCTCCGGTAAGAATTCTTTTTTTCGGAGACAGTTTGACTGCGGGGCTCGGGCTCTCTTCTCCCGAAGAAGCGTTTCCTCATCTGATCGCAAAAGAACTTTCCAAAAATGGAATTTCTTCCCAAGCGATCAACGCGGGAATGAGCGGCGACACGACCTCGGGCGGTCTCGCGCGTTTGGATTGGGCGATGTCGGGCGGGTTCGACGTGTTCGTTTTGGAACTCGGAGCGAACGATTCGATGCGGGGAATTTCTCCCGATCAAACGCAGAAGAATTTAAAAGAGATCATCGCAAGAGTGAGAAAGAAAAATCCGAAAGCGAAGATTCTTCTCGTGGGGATGAAAACGTTTCCGAACCTAGGAAAAGAATACCGTCAGAAATTCGAAGCCGTGTATCCGAAACTTTCCAAGGAAGAGAATCTTCCTCTCGTTCCGTTCTTTATGGACGGGGTTGCGGGAATCAAAAAGCTGAATCAGAAAGACGGAATTCATCCCACTGCGGAAGGACATCGGATCCTCGCGAAAAATCTTTTCCCCTTTGTTCAAAAAATTCTGAAGAAAGGATGA
- the hemW gene encoding radical SAM family heme chaperone HemW, giving the protein MTPSPGNPVAKTGIPGIYVHYPYCIQKCEYCDFYSIGNGKNPIPDETSLFRRYKEETERRIADNPSILDLKFDTIFFGGGTPSRADVSQIADLIGFFKKNIQLLEYSEITMECNPEDITSDFLRSIHQAGINRISVGIQSFDPAKLKFLGRHYDPDRYGSILETVKNSPISNFSADLIYGIPGQTVDAIVKDVVQVLSAGGKHISLYALTVEKGTEYSRKVMDHLVPGPEEEIQEEVLKLLPEMLAPHELFQYEVSNYSKPGFFSRHNLKYWTMEYYLGIGAGAHGYLPSGRYSNPRNVETYKRREFSVEYAKPDLYEELILSLFRLFGPIQMETFYELIPEKKEVLERHLKELASSGLCDFSNGIFRWKSEAVLFLDTSILKLSSL; this is encoded by the coding sequence ATGACGCCTTCTCCCGGAAATCCTGTGGCAAAAACGGGAATTCCGGGAATCTACGTCCACTACCCCTACTGCATTCAAAAATGCGAATACTGTGACTTCTATTCGATCGGGAACGGAAAAAATCCGATCCCGGACGAAACCTCCCTCTTTCGCAGATACAAGGAAGAAACGGAGCGCAGAATCGCGGACAATCCCTCCATCCTCGACCTGAAATTCGACACGATCTTTTTCGGAGGCGGAACGCCTTCCCGCGCGGACGTCTCTCAAATCGCGGATCTGATCGGTTTTTTCAAAAAAAACATTCAACTTTTAGAATATTCTGAAATTACGATGGAATGCAATCCCGAGGACATCACGTCCGATTTCCTGCGATCGATCCACCAAGCGGGAATCAACCGTATTTCCGTCGGAATCCAGAGCTTTGATCCGGCAAAGCTGAAATTTTTAGGAAGACACTACGATCCGGATCGATACGGAAGCATTCTCGAAACGGTAAAGAATTCTCCGATCTCCAACTTTTCCGCCGATTTGATCTACGGAATTCCGGGACAAACCGTGGATGCGATCGTAAAGGACGTCGTTCAGGTTTTGTCCGCGGGAGGAAAACACATCAGCCTCTACGCGCTCACCGTGGAAAAAGGAACCGAATATTCAAGAAAGGTAATGGATCACCTCGTCCCCGGACCCGAGGAAGAAATCCAGGAAGAAGTTCTCAAATTATTGCCGGAAATGTTGGCTCCGCACGAGTTGTTTCAATACGAGGTGAGCAACTATTCCAAACCCGGATTCTTTTCCAGACACAACCTCAAGTATTGGACGATGGAATACTATTTGGGAATCGGTGCGGGCGCACACGGTTATCTGCCTTCGGGAAGATATTCCAATCCGAGAAACGTGGAGACTTACAAACGAAGAGAATTCTCCGTCGAATACGCCAAACCCGATCTTTACGAAGAATTGATTCTATCTTTGTTCCGATTGTTCGGGCCGATTCAAATGGAAACTTTTTACGAACTGATTCCCGAAAAGAAAGAAGTTTTAGAACGACATTTGAAAGAACTCGCCTCTTCCGGGCTTTGTGATTTTTCCAATGGAATCTTTCGTTGGAAATCGGAAGCCGTTCTCTTTTTGGATACTTCCATCCTCAAACTCTCCTCCTTATAA
- a CDS encoding acyl-CoA thioesterase: protein MIQSHTKTHQFETSFAKQQCDANGSLNIENAQKLLNEARKEALKQAGFDSSQTSTAHIEPLVLWSESDYRGTIQFPDSILIQTEFRMITNARYRILQRLIRKSDRKVVCNSNSFCILFDSDRKRPWKQSVSLRAV, encoded by the coding sequence ATGATTCAATCCCATACAAAAACACACCAATTCGAAACTTCCTTCGCCAAACAACAATGTGACGCGAACGGAAGTTTAAACATAGAAAATGCGCAGAAACTTTTGAACGAAGCCAGAAAGGAGGCTTTAAAACAGGCGGGTTTCGATTCTTCCCAAACAAGTACGGCTCATATAGAACCGCTCGTTCTCTGGTCGGAAAGCGATTATAGAGGAACGATTCAATTTCCCGATTCGATTCTCATTCAAACCGAGTTTCGGATGATTACGAACGCACGGTATCGAATTCTTCAGAGATTGATTCGAAAATCGGATCGCAAGGTCGTATGCAATTCGAATTCTTTTTGTATACTTTTCGATTCCGATCGTAAACGACCTTGGAAACAATCCGTTTCCTTGCGGGCTGTTTGA
- a CDS encoding glycoside hydrolase family 3 protein: protein MIRRFSFAFLLLLGFLAVFYYVSSYQQELQADSWDGYLESQAKAIVDKMTPEELTGQVIHVAIPGKSLDQTAEKEIEEILPGGIILFGMNLGSKQEILKLNYELQKKSMESSKLPLLISVDQEGGRVLRVKDGVTQFPGAMALGQTKNADYAYKVGFVTSYQLRKLGLNFVFAPDLDINNNPDNPVINTRSLGSTPEMVSTAGIGYEKGARVGGAIPTIKHFPGHGDTNVDSHLGLPKIDKTLEELEKMELIPFQESIRQGAEVVMSAHIVYPKLDPNFPATLSSKILTGILREKMGFKGVIITDAMEMDAIDVHYKDSDPGVLAILAGADILLMTSWGKTTRDMKNQILTAYKKGTFQKGERDLLKEAAYRQVLLKLKHGIVYEFSPKKSAAKEKLTELEQKEINFFQEQLAEREKSFLEIFSPTLNAEVSRASIVSFPTSLNPTSVKAEETIFAVRGKEFETVLTEKNLPNFNSGKITALLKENKYKRVVVTTFSQLELDLAAGLAKRYSDIEVVALHYGTPFLKLNTLSNLKILFSFSPTVESKKALLYSVVERTSPIPVVDLILKNSSDKTASKKQ, encoded by the coding sequence ATGATCCGACGATTTTCCTTTGCGTTCCTTCTTCTTTTGGGTTTCTTAGCCGTGTTTTACTACGTGAGTTCTTACCAACAAGAACTCCAAGCCGATAGCTGGGACGGATATTTAGAATCCCAAGCGAAAGCGATCGTAGATAAAATGACTCCCGAAGAATTGACCGGGCAAGTCATCCATGTGGCGATTCCGGGCAAGTCCTTGGATCAAACCGCTGAAAAGGAAATCGAAGAGATTCTTCCGGGAGGAATCATTCTGTTCGGAATGAATCTCGGAAGCAAACAAGAAATCTTAAAACTCAATTACGAATTACAGAAGAAGAGCATGGAATCCTCCAAACTTCCTCTTCTCATTTCCGTGGATCAGGAAGGCGGAAGAGTTCTCCGCGTCAAAGACGGAGTGACTCAGTTCCCCGGCGCAATGGCTTTGGGACAAACCAAAAACGCGGACTACGCGTACAAAGTGGGCTTCGTCACTTCCTATCAGCTGCGTAAACTCGGACTCAATTTCGTGTTCGCGCCCGACTTGGATATCAACAACAATCCCGATAATCCGGTCATCAACACTCGTTCTTTGGGAAGCACGCCGGAGATGGTTTCCACCGCTGGAATCGGTTACGAAAAAGGTGCGAGAGTCGGAGGAGCGATTCCTACGATCAAACATTTTCCGGGACACGGAGATACGAACGTGGACAGTCATCTCGGACTTCCGAAAATCGACAAGACCTTGGAAGAACTCGAGAAGATGGAACTCATTCCGTTTCAAGAATCCATTCGACAAGGTGCGGAAGTCGTGATGAGCGCGCATATCGTGTATCCGAAATTGGATCCGAACTTTCCGGCGACTCTCTCCTCCAAAATTCTCACCGGAATTCTCCGCGAAAAGATGGGATTCAAAGGAGTCATCATCACCGACGCGATGGAGATGGACGCGATCGACGTTCATTACAAGGACAGCGATCCGGGAGTTCTTGCAATCTTGGCGGGCGCGGATATTCTTTTGATGACGAGCTGGGGTAAGACCACGCGCGATATGAAGAATCAAATTCTCACAGCGTATAAAAAAGGAACGTTTCAAAAGGGAGAACGCGATCTTTTGAAAGAAGCCGCATACAGACAGGTTCTTTTAAAACTCAAACACGGAATCGTGTACGAATTCTCTCCGAAGAAATCCGCAGCGAAAGAAAAACTTACCGAACTCGAACAAAAGGAAATCAACTTCTTCCAAGAACAACTCGCGGAACGGGAAAAAAGTTTCTTGGAAATCTTTTCTCCGACTTTGAACGCGGAAGTTTCCAGAGCGTCCATCGTTTCCTTTCCGACTTCTTTGAATCCGACATCGGTCAAAGCGGAAGAAACGATCTTTGCGGTGCGCGGAAAGGAATTCGAAACCGTTCTTACCGAAAAAAATCTTCCGAACTTCAACTCCGGTAAAATCACGGCGCTTCTCAAAGAAAACAAATACAAACGCGTGGTAGTTACGACCTTCAGCCAATTGGAATTGGATCTGGCAGCGGGTCTTGCAAAACGTTATTCGGACATCGAAGTCGTTGCGCTTCACTACGGAACTCCATTCTTAAAATTGAATACGCTTTCGAACCTGAAAATTCTATTCTCGTTTTCCCCGACCGTAGAATCCAAAAAGGCCCTGTTGTATTCGGTCGTGGAAAGGACTTCTCCGATCCCCGTCGTGGATTTGATTCTGAAAAACTCGAGCGACAAAACCGCATCGAAAAAACAATGA